Sequence from the Myxocyprinus asiaticus isolate MX2 ecotype Aquarium Trade chromosome 44, UBuf_Myxa_2, whole genome shotgun sequence genome:
GCAGTTTCTCTgattatttaataaaacatttaacgcATCTTGAATATATTTAATTCATTGTTATTAGTTCATGCTTTCTGTGAAATATTACTAAATTTAAAAACTATAAATATAGTTTCACAAATTCAGTTAAAGTATTTGCAAAATATATAAACgtttaaataaaatttgatataataaattaaatattatttagtaTATTAATACTTATTTCAATAGATTACTGATCTAAAGAAATGTTAAATAGGAttagaaaatctataaaaaaacttACATATAAATGTGAAAATTGTCTTGGAATATAATTAgtgaataatatattaataataaactattttataaatcaCAAATTGCATAATATACAAGGTATTAATTTTTGATATTTGTATGTTATTGTTAGTATTTTGCTAGTTATTGTAAATGACAAGCAGAATAAAATTGCACATGTAAAATTGCATTAAAGCCTATCAGTAAAAAATACACCAATGTTTATAATGCAATATCTGCTCTTATGTAAGAATGTAATACGTTCTTACAGCGGCACTAATGTCCACGTGTGCTACTCAAATTAATTGCACAGAAATGTAGAAAAAGTCATATGTTTACTGAAACACTACATAGTTCATCAACCAGTTTGTCTGATTATTTCATACAACATTTAACGcatattgaaatgtatttaaataattgttcCTAGGACCCCTCAAATTAACAGTGATGTATATTACAAAATTTAAATACCATAAATATTGTAACATTCAGTTGAAGTATTTGCAAAATAtatcaacattaaaataaatgaatgtatatataataaattctATATTATTTACtacattaatatactgtatattatataatttgaATAGATTAGTGATTAAAGAAATGTTGAACAGTATGAGAAAATCAATTTACAAACTTACATTTAAGCTtgaaaattatctttaaatataCTTTACTAATTATTCCTTGGATCCCTGAAACTGCAGGCAACAGTATTAACtgcctttgtttattttattttacttacatttattttatgtgtacatgttttaatattttatatttcttgaattttcttATATCTACCCAGCTAAATGCATTGGTCAGCACCAGTTCCAAGACCAATACTTTGACTCTCCAGATTTTATCCTCACTCTAAAAGATTTCTGGCTGCGGTGCCGAGAGGGATTGTGGGAGTTGAAATGCCCTGCAGTTATAGGGGCTAAACCGGAGGATGAAACTGACACCTTGTGCACACGATACAGAGAGATAACCAGTTTTCCTCTGATTCAGTCAGAAGTCAGGAGACTTATCAGGGAACACACTGCTGAAGGGAGTGAATCAAATTCCTCACAAAGGGAACAAATCGACAAGGTCACAGAAAATGAAGACACTGAGAGCTGTTCAGCAGATGATACAAAGTGGCTTACTGACCTGAATTTAGTCTGTTTTGCAGCATACAAGACAGACCGCTGTTCTTACATACTAGAGAGAGAGGAGGGTGCAGTGCGGGTGGATCTGGACCAGGCCGATTTCGGATATTGTGTGGGAGAAATTGAGGTTCTGGTGCCTGAAGGTGATGACATGAATGCAGCTTTGCAGAGAATTACAAGAATCACTGCAGAATTGGGTGAGCTGATGTGTGTGGTCATATGCACATATAAGGATTGATTAATGTCTTAAATCgaagcttttttgttttttttgttttttaaaaagtcttaatttgtaTGTATGATTACTCTCCATCCTGTCCctgaccctctgtctgaaatgctcggtgtTAGGTTCTGTTCTCCTTTAATACTTCAGTGTATTTTATGTCCACTGTTaggattggctaacatcatgcaaccactcaaatagagcacaacagtctggttcttgaagtaaaaatcccattaaagaggtagttcacccaaaaatgaaaattctctcatgatttactcaccctccacgcatcccagatgtgtatgactttctttcttctgcaaaacacaaattaagatttttaaaataatatttctgctctgtaggtcctaacaatgcaagtgaatgggtgccaaaattttgaagcttcaaaatccacataaagggagcatttTTGTTTCCCAAAAgctgccttcagcctcctctgtctatctctcaAGTTTGAATGAGATCTCTGTTTCAAACAAATTAGGCTGGGCATTGAATTGCATCTGTTCTCCGACTACAAActtgttctctggtttgtgtgcagctgtgttgtgttctgttgtttctatcgCTGTGCTGGACCTgtctttagataaacaaaattagttttcgcttgaacgccccatgtcGCGAGTGGGGGGCTGTGTGAACTGCAgctctcgtgcagtctcatgaatgTGCAGAGGAGAATaacggtcggtcaacagtttcactaaataatacattagatttctgtttgtttctcaccaaatcttatcataTGTTTTCATaccaatcatgagtctcatggaataatttattagacatctgaaatatacttttgcattccttgaagcttgaagaaggggtcaacataaactgccattgtatgacatcactgagcacaacattttttcacaatttctccctttgtgttaagaaaaagaaagaaagacatatggggttataacaacacaggggtgagtaaacaatgactgaattttttgggggttgaactaaccctttaatgaacGCCCGATTCACACACTTCTACACATTTATTTTAGTGTGAGTAGTGCAAGTAGGATggtcacactgaaaatgcaacaaaaagaagtgtactacatgTAAAACTAatgtaattaatggtgaatgtggcaactagcaaaacttTTGTGGAGATACTGTAGTACCATACAGATATGATTTGAATGTATTGCCATCACCCCACActatgtgaatatgtacattatttgagataagTGCTGAACCGAGTTTGGCTAACATGTTAAAGTTAGTGGCAACAAATTATGTGCGTTTGAAACGTCAATTCCATCAGCTGAAAAACAGTGAATGCTTTTGTTCAGTAAAAAACtgttagtgttccatttgggaaaATGCTACACTTTGgaaattcatacactagatggtCGAGTGCATAGTGTGTAGTATAAGTGCACACAGTGTTTAGGCTTCATTTGGGACACAGATCTAGACTTCAGTCTCTTTACACTCCAGTACAGCAGGTAGCAGCTATTCAGTTGGTTCGCAACCCACCGGTAAACGCTGAAGAGAAGTTGATTTTTTACTTACTAGAGCCCTACTAccaaggggagcctacaaggttagcaaagCATTACATAATACATAGATAATCTATGAGCAGTACACTGGCAAGTTGACCAGaggcctttttttgttttgttttgagtgGGTATCTATTGAGGAGAtccttcagtgtgctgaataaactgcttttgtcaGGAAACAGCTAATCATTTAATGAATTGAGcacctgtctgctaatcttcactatgttttacattaaacaatccttttggagtgaactgtgtgtggagtttacagtgataaaattgctgttcaTAAGAGAAGACACTGACAATTTTGctacaggtaggtgtcagtttcaGAGGTGGCCGTTAACCTCTCTTTTATGGTAAAAACATGGAGGTTGTTTAAAATACATAGAAGATCTCTGGCTCTACATACTCACAGCCATGTTTGAAATTCATGAACATGAACCAGCTCCAAAACAAAAGCtatatttcagggtttacacacagggctgtaaccaccatagacactgagggggacatgtccccccaatattcataatagtggtctactgatatggggtTTTTCCATGGTTGATTACATTTTTACCTTTGGTAccccccaatcctgaatatgtggttacatccttgcttACACAATGCATATGCAACGCAAAGTCAGCAAGACACATTGGATTCAAGTGTTTTACTCAAGCACGGCAATCTACACTAAAATGAGCCAGGCTAATCCATGCAAAAAATGAGCCGAACACACACGCAGAAATTAACAAAACACCTGTAATCCAGCAGTGGAAAGGAGCAACgacacacattattttttaaacttgttattttaaagttaaaacgTGAAGAGTTTATACTGTAGCTCCATTTCGCTTTCTTTGCAAATAATTTCACATCCGTTCATGTATATATTTGTTAAGCAGGAGTGGATTTCACATGATACACTTTGCGATAGAGTCCTAAAGAAACATTTGAAGTTACTTGTTTAATTACTGGCTGTACTGTCGGGTCCAGTATAGTTGGAACTGCTCctttcaaataaatttttttttgcaaagcctGCAGCGTGATGTGAGTGATTCACAAATGCATTAATGGTAAAATGCCTTGAACAAACAAGCATTCCCACTTTGAGGCGATAAGGCACATAGTTAAAAGTGAAGTTCAGCCACTCCTTCCTAACATTAGGATCCTTTGGAAGGCGATGAAGAGATGCAGTTCTTCTACAACCAGGAACACTACAATGTCTGGAGACTTTACTTGACATCTTATCGCGTTATCAAACTACAGTAACAATAATACCACTCAGTGTTGTAGTACCTCAGCTGTGCGTTCTCTCTTTATCCATTCATCGTGACGATTAGTGTGTTGTGGAGGTGGAGACAATCCAGTGAACGTCACTATGTGGCCGATTTCAAAACGATTTTCAGAGTGGCAACAAAAAATTCACTTTTTGGACTGGAGAGGGAGTTTTGAGCTCTGATacttatagtacaatgacctcttatatgtcaaaggatcaaggaaaattttattcattGTGACCACCGctataatacaggtgcatctcaataaattagaatgtcgtggaaaagttcatttatttcagtaattcaactcaaattgtgaaacttgtgtattaaataaattcaatgcacacagactgaagtagtttaagtctttggttcttttaattgtgatgattttggctcacatttaacaaaaacccaccaattcactatctcaaaaaattagaatacatcataagaccaataaaaaaaacatttttagtgaattgttggccttctggaaagtatgttcatttactgtatatgtactcaatacttggtaggggctccttttgctttaattactgcctcaatttggcgtggcatggaggtgatcagtttgtggcactgctgaggtggtatggaagcccaggtttctttgacagtggccttcagctcatctg
This genomic interval carries:
- the thtpa gene encoding thiamine-triphosphatase codes for the protein MTVEVERKFVCDAEIMGKLKDIGAKCIGQHQFQDQYFDSPDFILTLKDFWLRCREGLWELKCPAVIGAKPEDETDTLCTRYREITSFPLIQSEVRRLIREHTAEGSESNSSQREQIDKVTENEDTESCSADDTKWLTDLNLVCFAAYKTDRCSYILEREEGAVRVDLDQADFGYCVGEIEVLVPEGDDMNAALQRITRITAELGLNSEKSVEGKMHVYLQRYQPDHYVKLLSAHIL